A single region of the Brassica rapa cultivar Chiifu-401-42 chromosome A03, CAAS_Brap_v3.01, whole genome shotgun sequence genome encodes:
- the LOC103860082 gene encoding uncharacterized protein LOC103860082 — translation MHYLQKHQEISSRDYKLSSSNTLKGLRERPPSTYSLKMEAFHRVLNSTEYYETRPFSAGGYNWTLRVYPNGNNKDGGSGYLSLYVAIDKSSLDASAHQEVYADLRFYIFNRNQRKYFTIQDTDVFRFNAFNTMWGFSQVLPLDTFKDLKNGYLYDGDHSEFGVDVTVPKPFEKSELLSFSKRSDRFTWTIRGFSTLTRYTYSDVISFAGRKWQLGINSSGSGSGSGKAVSLFFHLLANQRTGAYEAVYVLAKFQVLNQLKLGNIQMELENWYGITSFGWGFSEFVSFDDLRDSSKGFLVDDTLMVQVELEAISTTKYFPS, via the exons ATGCATTACTTACAAAAACATCAAGAGATCTCATCGCGTGATTATAAACTCTCTTCTTCAAACACACTGAAGGGTCTGAGAGAACGTCCTCCATCGACTTACTCTTTGAAGATGGAGGCTTTCCACAGAGTCCTTAATTCAACAGAATATTATGAAACTCGTCCTTTTTCGGCTGGTGGATACAACTG GACTCTTCGTGTGTACCCCAACGGGAACAACAAGGATGGTGGTTCAGGCTACCTTTCCCTTTATGTAGCCATTGACAAGTCGAGCCTCGACGCTTCTGCACATCAAGAGGTTTATGCGGATCTCAGGTTTTACATCTTCAACAGGAACCAGAGGAAGTACTTCACCATCCAAG ATACGGATGTATTCCGATTCAATGCCTTCAACACGATGTGGGGATTCTCTCAGGTTCTCCCTCTTGATACCTTCAAAGACCTAAAAAACGGTTACCTTTATGATGGAGACCACTCCGAGTTTGGTGTAGATGTAACCGTTCCTAAGCCTTTTGAGAAATCAGAACTTTTATCTTTTAGTAAGCGTTCAGACAGATTCACCTGGACAATTAGGGGATTCTCCACGCTGACCCGATATACTTATTCAGATGTCATCTCCTTCGCAGGAAGAAAATG GCAATTAGGAATAAATTCAAGTGGTAGTGGCAGCGGAAGTGGAAAAGCGGTGTCATTGTTTTTTCACCTTCTTGCGAACCAGAGAACCGGAGCCTATGAGGCGGTTTACGTTCTAGCCAAGTTTCAAGTTCTAAACCAACTAAAACTCGGCAACATCCAGATGGAAC TGGAGAATTGGTACGGAATAACATCGTTTGGATGGGGTTTCAGTGAGTTCGTCTCTTTTGATGATCTCAGAGATTCATCAAAGGGTTTTCTTGTGGATGATACACTGATGGTTCAAGTCGAACTGGAGGCCATTTCTACTACCAAGTACTTCCCGAGTTAG